Proteins encoded by one window of Brevibacterium atlanticum:
- the glpX gene encoding class II fructose-bisphosphatase codes for MSDSIEPVDVKSHHDRGRVDDETPPVAVTDAWSQNAQVSEDAPDRNLALELVRVTEAAAIAAAPWVGRGDKNAADGAAVAAMRNVISTVRMAGTVVIGEGEKDEAPMLFNGEQVGDGTGPHCDVAVDPIDGTRLTALGMPNAISVMAVTEDGAMYDPSAVFYMEKLVTGPEAADAVDLRLPIAENIRRVAKAKGTKDPGSVTVMILDRPRHQQMIDEIRAAGARIQLITDGDVAGAIAACRPGTGVDMLMGIGGTPEGIITACAIKALGGVIQGRLWPQDDSEREAAAKAGLDVNQVLNTDDLVTGDNSYFVATGITNGDLLDGVKFQGGHVTTHSLVMRSKSGTVRQVFAEHQSAKTHSYVEAAEEAARRGLV; via the coding sequence ATGAGTGACTCCATAGAGCCTGTTGACGTGAAATCTCACCATGACCGCGGACGAGTCGACGACGAGACTCCCCCCGTTGCTGTGACCGATGCGTGGTCGCAGAATGCACAGGTCAGCGAGGACGCGCCTGACCGCAACCTCGCTCTCGAACTCGTCAGAGTCACCGAGGCCGCCGCAATCGCCGCCGCTCCCTGGGTCGGCCGCGGTGACAAGAACGCCGCCGACGGAGCCGCCGTGGCAGCGATGCGCAACGTCATCTCCACTGTCCGCATGGCCGGCACCGTCGTCATCGGAGAAGGCGAGAAGGACGAAGCCCCGATGCTCTTCAACGGTGAGCAGGTCGGCGATGGCACCGGCCCTCACTGCGACGTCGCCGTCGACCCCATCGACGGCACCCGCCTGACCGCACTGGGCATGCCCAACGCGATCTCGGTCATGGCTGTCACCGAAGACGGCGCGATGTACGACCCTTCCGCAGTGTTCTATATGGAGAAGCTCGTCACCGGCCCCGAGGCGGCCGACGCCGTGGACCTGCGCCTGCCGATCGCCGAGAACATCCGCCGCGTAGCCAAGGCGAAGGGGACGAAAGATCCCGGATCCGTCACCGTGATGATTCTCGACCGCCCCCGCCACCAGCAGATGATCGATGAGATCCGCGCCGCCGGCGCCCGCATCCAGCTCATCACCGACGGTGACGTCGCCGGCGCCATCGCCGCGTGCCGTCCCGGCACCGGCGTCGACATGCTCATGGGCATCGGCGGCACCCCGGAAGGCATCATCACCGCTTGCGCCATCAAGGCACTCGGCGGTGTCATCCAGGGTCGTCTCTGGCCGCAGGATGACTCCGAACGCGAAGCCGCCGCCAAGGCCGGACTCGACGTCAACCAGGTGCTCAACACCGACGACCTCGTCACCGGCGACAACAGCTACTTCGTCGCCACGGGCATCACCAACGGCGACCTGCTCGACGGTGTGAAGTTCCAGGGCGGTCACGTCACCACCCATTCCCTCGTCATGCGGTCGAAGTCGGGCACCGTCCGACAGGTCTTCGCCGAAC
- a CDS encoding DUF4245 domain-containing protein has product MNVRNAAEEAGTRTVVNDTNSGPKGETMADESGAMLPGSREEMRFLRKNSNWVNMVIAILACLAVAVGILFIAPQPEVDSERVVDYQGIAEQSEGNADFDLIVPQIPQGWSANEATLDRLNDSEFLSWYMSFIGTDDQWVSIEQSKASANWAKKKTDDAVAAEKVTVGGADFQIYRTDDAKEYWVTHKGDVYVVMTATAAPDTINSFADQVAAQLK; this is encoded by the coding sequence GTGAATGTCCGAAATGCTGCCGAGGAGGCGGGTACCCGAACGGTCGTCAACGACACGAACTCGGGCCCCAAGGGAGAGACCATGGCTGACGAGTCCGGAGCGATGTTGCCGGGTTCCCGGGAAGAGATGCGCTTCCTGCGGAAGAACTCGAACTGGGTGAACATGGTCATTGCCATCCTCGCGTGTCTGGCGGTGGCAGTGGGGATCCTGTTCATTGCTCCGCAGCCGGAGGTCGATTCCGAACGTGTCGTCGACTATCAGGGCATCGCCGAGCAGTCCGAGGGCAACGCGGACTTCGACCTCATCGTGCCGCAGATCCCTCAAGGCTGGTCGGCCAATGAAGCGACCCTCGATCGCCTCAATGACTCAGAGTTCCTCTCCTGGTACATGTCCTTCATCGGCACCGACGATCAGTGGGTGAGCATCGAGCAGTCCAAGGCCAGCGCGAACTGGGCGAAGAAGAAGACCGATGACGCCGTCGCCGCGGAGAAGGTCACCGTCGGCGGAGCCGACTTCCAGATCTACCGAACCGATGATGCTAAGGAATACTGGGTCACGCACAAGGGCGACGTATATGTCGTCATGACGGCGACCGCCGCCCCGGACACGATCAACTCCTTCGCCGACCAGGTCGCTGCGCAGCTGAAGTGA
- a CDS encoding exodeoxyribonuclease VII small subunit: protein MTEPTTAQDQPDISTLSYEQAREELVMTVKRLETGNLPLEESLRLWERGEALADRCQSWLNGARERLDKAREETSDDAE, encoded by the coding sequence ATGACCGAACCGACGACCGCGCAGGACCAGCCCGATATCAGCACGCTGAGCTACGAACAGGCGCGCGAGGAACTCGTCATGACCGTCAAACGACTCGAGACGGGCAATCTGCCCCTCGAGGAATCCCTGCGACTCTGGGAACGCGGGGAAGCCCTGGCCGACCGCTGCCAGTCATGGCTCAACGGCGCCCGCGAACGGCTGGACAAGGCACGCGAAGAAACCTCCGACGACGCGGAGTGA
- the xseA gene encoding exodeoxyribonuclease VII large subunit: MAQRISGTPGTLGEAVAPKELAATAAETTAENPWPLSLLSSKMKSYIDRMSSVWIEGQVVELNHRGKASYLTLRDTDVEMSLPVQIWKNVLERTGAPLTEGSHVVANLKADFWTKTGRLTMRANDIRAVGLGELLARLERLKKQLAAEGLFDPGRKLRLPFLPNRIGLITGRDSDAQKDVVRNVHLRWPAAEFEIRNCAVQGPDAVPGVMKNLAELDEDPNIDVIVIARGGGSMEDLLPFSNEALVRAVSAARTPVVSAIGHEADRPILDEVADMRASTPTDAAKRIVPDVAEEGMNLLRARAELEAAVNRILDREQEMLTAVRSRPVLAEPQTLITAHENELTTTRRRGLQAMNGLVIQAQNEIHHLRSQARSLSPLRTLERGYAVVQTDAGQAVRDAAEVAAGDTVHVRVAHGRFDADITEVTPDTEPDD; this comes from the coding sequence ATGGCACAACGCATCTCCGGGACTCCCGGCACGCTCGGCGAAGCCGTCGCACCGAAGGAGCTCGCCGCTACAGCCGCCGAGACCACGGCGGAGAACCCGTGGCCGCTGAGCCTGCTCTCGTCGAAGATGAAATCCTATATCGACCGCATGTCGAGCGTGTGGATTGAGGGACAGGTCGTCGAGCTCAACCACCGCGGCAAAGCCAGCTACCTCACCCTGCGCGACACCGATGTCGAGATGTCTCTGCCCGTTCAGATCTGGAAGAACGTTCTCGAACGCACAGGCGCACCCCTGACCGAAGGCAGCCACGTCGTGGCCAACCTCAAGGCCGATTTCTGGACGAAGACCGGACGGCTGACAATGCGGGCCAACGACATCCGCGCTGTCGGCCTCGGCGAACTGCTCGCCCGACTCGAACGGCTGAAGAAGCAACTGGCCGCCGAAGGACTCTTCGACCCGGGCCGGAAGCTCCGACTTCCCTTCCTGCCGAACCGGATCGGCCTGATCACCGGACGTGACTCGGACGCGCAGAAGGACGTTGTGCGCAATGTGCACCTGAGGTGGCCCGCGGCAGAGTTCGAGATCCGCAACTGCGCCGTGCAGGGCCCGGATGCGGTGCCCGGGGTGATGAAGAACCTCGCCGAACTCGACGAAGACCCGAACATCGACGTCATCGTCATCGCCCGCGGTGGGGGCAGCATGGAGGATCTCCTGCCGTTCTCGAACGAGGCGCTCGTGCGCGCCGTCTCCGCGGCCCGGACGCCGGTGGTCTCGGCGATCGGGCACGAGGCCGACCGCCCGATCCTCGACGAGGTCGCCGATATGCGCGCCTCGACGCCGACGGATGCGGCCAAGCGCATCGTTCCCGATGTCGCTGAGGAGGGGATGAACCTGCTGCGGGCCCGTGCCGAACTCGAAGCCGCGGTCAATCGCATTCTCGACCGCGAGCAGGAGATGCTCACTGCAGTACGCTCTCGACCGGTGCTGGCCGAACCGCAGACGCTGATCACCGCACACGAGAACGAGCTGACGACGACCCGGCGGCGCGGCCTGCAGGCGATGAACGGGCTGGTCATTCAGGCCCAGAACGAAATCCATCACCTGCGATCGCAGGCACGGTCGCTCTCGCCGCTGCGCACCCTCGAACGCGGCTATGCCGTCGTTCAGACCGACGCGGGGCAGGCGGTCCGCGATGCCGCCGAGGTGGCTGCCGGGGACACGGTCCATGTGCGTGTTGCACATGGACGCTTCGATGCCGATATCACCGAGGTCACGCCCGACACCGAGCCCGACGACTGA
- a CDS encoding DNA recombination protein RmuC translates to MNAFPASGVIIAFVVTIVLASALGFLLGRALTRSRYLERLTRAETTSRILSERTEDLEADAQMAGEITAAIGPLAASVKNLQENLHAQDRTQIEQITRLNSQIGHLSQQNLRLQESTGTLANALNSTTHRGDWGEVQLRRIVEYAGLLPHVDFDTQVSSDRDGKRHRPDMVVHLPGGGTIIIDAKTPLSARMGSADSDAADGSDAQDHARALLRHVDALASKEYWKSFDSSPDFVVCFVPTDGLLSSAAASYPKMIDHALGKNVVLASPATLLVLLKTVALNWRQADMSTSASEVLRLGTELYERIGTLVTHVSRMGASLDRSVEDYNRFVSSLESRFLVTARKFPSTGIVADELDAVAELDARARGISAEELTRPRSGRFDERRPTDLRDRHTGTS, encoded by the coding sequence ATGAATGCTTTCCCCGCCTCCGGTGTCATCATCGCCTTCGTCGTGACGATCGTCCTCGCCTCCGCCCTCGGCTTCCTCCTCGGGCGCGCGCTCACCCGCTCCCGCTACCTCGAGAGACTCACTCGCGCCGAAACCACGTCCCGCATTCTGTCCGAACGGACGGAGGACCTCGAGGCCGATGCCCAGATGGCCGGCGAGATCACCGCTGCCATCGGCCCCCTAGCCGCGAGTGTGAAGAACTTGCAGGAGAATCTCCATGCCCAGGATCGGACCCAGATCGAACAGATCACCCGCCTGAACTCACAGATCGGACACCTCAGCCAGCAGAACCTGCGTCTCCAGGAATCCACCGGGACCCTGGCCAATGCCCTGAACTCGACCACCCACCGAGGCGACTGGGGCGAAGTGCAGCTGCGACGCATCGTCGAATACGCAGGGCTCCTCCCCCACGTCGACTTCGACACCCAGGTCAGCAGCGACCGTGACGGCAAACGGCATCGCCCCGATATGGTCGTGCACCTGCCCGGCGGCGGCACGATCATCATCGACGCGAAGACACCGCTGTCGGCGCGGATGGGCAGTGCGGACTCGGATGCGGCGGATGGCTCGGATGCTCAGGATCATGCTCGGGCTCTCCTGCGCCACGTCGATGCGCTGGCGTCGAAGGAGTATTGGAAGTCGTTCGACTCCTCACCTGACTTCGTCGTCTGCTTCGTACCCACCGACGGGCTGCTGTCCTCGGCGGCCGCAAGCTATCCGAAGATGATCGATCATGCGCTGGGCAAGAACGTCGTCCTTGCCTCCCCGGCTACCCTGCTGGTCCTGCTCAAGACGGTGGCGCTGAACTGGCGCCAGGCCGACATGTCCACCTCGGCGAGCGAAGTCCTCCGCCTCGGGACGGAGCTCTACGAGCGCATCGGTACGCTCGTGACGCATGTGTCGCGGATGGGAGCCAGTCTCGACCGGTCTGTCGAGGACTACAACCGATTCGTCTCCTCGTTGGAATCGCGCTTCCTCGTCACCGCCCGAAAGTTCCCGTCGACGGGGATCGTCGCCGACGAACTCGACGCAGTCGCCGAACTCGATGCTCGCGCCCGCGGAATCAGCGCCGAGGAGCTGACCCGCCCTCGCTCCGGACGATTCGACGAGCGCCGTCCCACCGACCTGCGCGACCGTCACACAGGGACGAGCTGA
- the ychF gene encoding redox-regulated ATPase YchF, whose protein sequence is MALTIGIVGLPNVGKSTMFNALTKNQVLAANYPFATIEPNVGVVPLPDARLGRLAEIFSSERILNATVDFVDIAGIVRGASEGEGLGNQFLANIREADAICQVIRGFVDDDVVHVDGKISPADDIDTINTELILADLQTLEKARPRIEKEVKGKRAPAEQLTAIDAATEVLESGKTLYQAMQADKFDVSNLRELQLMTVKPFLYVFNVDDDVLADEAKKDEMRALVAPVEAIFLDAKFESELAELDAEEALEMLESTGQDEAGLDKLARVGFDTLGLQTYLTAGPKESRAWTIPKGATAPEAAGVIHTDFQKGFIKAEVVSFDDLDANGSMAAAKAAGKVRMEGKDYIMVDGDVVEFRFNV, encoded by the coding sequence GTGGCTCTGACTATCGGAATCGTGGGACTGCCCAACGTCGGCAAGTCGACCATGTTTAACGCACTGACCAAGAACCAAGTTCTCGCGGCGAACTACCCGTTCGCGACGATCGAACCCAATGTCGGCGTGGTGCCTCTGCCCGACGCCCGGCTGGGTCGGCTGGCGGAGATCTTCTCCTCCGAGCGCATCCTCAACGCCACGGTCGACTTCGTCGACATCGCGGGCATCGTGCGCGGCGCGTCCGAGGGTGAAGGCCTGGGCAATCAGTTCCTCGCCAACATCCGTGAGGCCGATGCCATCTGCCAGGTGATCCGTGGATTCGTCGACGACGATGTCGTCCACGTCGACGGTAAGATCAGCCCGGCCGACGACATCGATACGATCAACACCGAACTCATCCTCGCCGATCTCCAGACCTTGGAGAAGGCCCGGCCGCGGATCGAGAAGGAAGTCAAGGGCAAGCGTGCCCCGGCCGAGCAGCTGACCGCGATCGATGCCGCCACCGAGGTGCTCGAGAGCGGCAAGACCCTGTATCAGGCGATGCAGGCGGATAAGTTCGATGTCAGCAATCTCCGTGAACTGCAGCTGATGACCGTCAAGCCGTTCCTCTATGTCTTCAACGTCGACGACGATGTTCTGGCCGATGAGGCGAAGAAGGATGAGATGCGTGCCCTGGTGGCGCCGGTCGAGGCGATCTTCCTTGATGCGAAGTTCGAGTCCGAACTCGCTGAGCTCGACGCGGAGGAAGCTCTCGAGATGCTGGAATCCACCGGCCAGGACGAGGCCGGTCTGGACAAGCTGGCTCGCGTCGGATTCGATACGCTCGGTCTGCAGACCTACCTGACCGCCGGTCCCAAGGAATCCCGCGCGTGGACGATTCCGAAGGGTGCCACCGCGCCCGAGGCGGCCGGGGTCATCCACACCGACTTCCAGAAGGGCTTCATCAAGGCCGAGGTCGTGTCCTTCGATGATCTCGATGCGAACGGTTCGATGGCTGCCGCGAAGGCCGCCGGCAAGGTCCGGATGGAAGGCAAGGACTACATCATGGTCGATGGGGACGTCGTGGAGTTCCGCTTCAACGTGTAA
- a CDS encoding FitA-like ribbon-helix-helix domain-containing protein, with product MSSIIVRGLDDHVKQQLASQAKEHGRSMEAEVRDILTKAARRPHIGMALLGVARDVGGVDELPIPTRDDVARAADFE from the coding sequence ATGTCATCCATCATCGTGCGTGGTCTCGATGACCACGTGAAGCAACAGCTCGCATCTCAGGCGAAGGAGCACGGGCGGTCCATGGAGGCCGAGGTTCGCGACATCCTGACGAAGGCGGCTCGACGGCCGCACATCGGCATGGCTCTTCTGGGTGTGGCGCGGGATGTCGGTGGGGTCGATGAGCTGCCGATTCCGACGCGCGATGATGTCGCACGGGCGGCGGACTTCGAATGA
- a CDS encoding type II toxin-antitoxin system VapC family toxin: MIVLDTNVLSEIFRPSPEPRVVEWLVSLTGDVAITSITLAELLAGVRRLPDGRRKDELAHGIEEAVAPYRGSQSVLAFDADAAERYAEVLASREAAGTPVSTPDAQIAAICLAHGATCATRNVKDFQHTGVELFDPWNVDA; the protein is encoded by the coding sequence ATGATCGTCCTCGACACGAACGTCCTCTCGGAGATCTTTCGGCCCTCTCCGGAGCCTCGTGTCGTCGAGTGGCTCGTGTCGCTGACGGGCGACGTCGCGATCACGTCCATCACTCTTGCGGAGTTGCTTGCCGGTGTTCGAAGGCTCCCGGACGGCCGACGCAAAGACGAGCTGGCGCACGGGATCGAAGAGGCGGTAGCGCCGTATCGGGGGAGCCAGTCGGTGCTCGCATTCGATGCTGACGCGGCGGAGCGATACGCGGAGGTGCTCGCGTCGCGTGAGGCGGCAGGTACGCCGGTCAGTACCCCCGACGCCCAGATCGCCGCGATCTGCCTGGCGCACGGGGCAACCTGCGCTACGCGCAATGTGAAGGATTTCCAGCACACCGGCGTCGAACTCTTCGACCCGTGGAATGTGGACGCGTAA
- a CDS encoding GNAT family N-acetyltransferase, whose translation MECGRVKRHSIEVLVHQELTEAVLDGFRQPFDSEYLKEFGEWDPQQPYGYASHDVHLMARIEGRIVGHVGWARREIAVGTETLAIAGVGGVFFSADARWKGRGRELMGWAVQWMRDRGRVACDYLGCREQVVPFYESSGRKKILARVRSIGRDSEPVVDEPGPPIVILPIAPLELWPEGDIDLSGRAW comes from the coding sequence GTGGAATGTGGACGCGTAAAGCGTCATTCGATCGAGGTCCTCGTCCACCAGGAGCTCACTGAGGCCGTTCTGGATGGTTTTCGACAGCCCTTCGACAGCGAGTATCTCAAGGAGTTCGGAGAGTGGGATCCACAACAGCCTTACGGTTACGCGTCACACGATGTCCACCTCATGGCGCGGATCGAAGGTCGCATCGTTGGCCACGTGGGCTGGGCGCGCCGCGAGATCGCTGTCGGTACGGAGACCCTTGCAATCGCGGGAGTTGGCGGTGTCTTTTTCTCCGCTGACGCAAGATGGAAGGGTCGCGGGCGCGAACTCATGGGCTGGGCAGTGCAGTGGATGCGCGATCGCGGCCGCGTCGCGTGCGACTACTTGGGCTGTCGAGAGCAGGTCGTCCCGTTCTACGAGTCATCTGGTCGGAAGAAGATCCTTGCCCGCGTGAGGTCGATCGGGCGTGATAGCGAACCGGTTGTGGACGAGCCCGGCCCGCCGATCGTCATCCTGCCAATAGCCCCGCTCGAGCTGTGGCCCGAGGGAGACATCGACCTGAGCGGACGGGCTTGGTAG
- a CDS encoding type II toxin-antitoxin system RelE/ParE family toxin: protein MIRSFGDKATERLWRRERVRSIDPRIHRVALRKLLQAGSAEPLEDLRNPPGNRLEALKGDRAGQYSIRINDQWRVCITWTDAGPEEVEIVDYN, encoded by the coding sequence GTGATCAGATCGTTCGGCGACAAGGCGACCGAACGGCTGTGGCGTCGTGAGCGCGTGCGGTCCATCGATCCGAGGATCCATCGGGTCGCATTGCGCAAGCTTCTTCAGGCGGGATCCGCGGAGCCCCTTGAGGACCTTCGCAACCCACCTGGCAACCGGCTCGAAGCTCTCAAGGGTGATCGGGCCGGGCAGTACAGCATCAGGATCAACGACCAGTGGCGAGTCTGTATCACATGGACGGACGCCGGACCGGAGGAGGTGGAGATCGTTGACTACAACTGA
- a CDS encoding HigA family addiction module antitoxin: MTTTDRIEPIHPGEVLMEDFIEGFGITQNKLAVSIGVPPRRINEIVHGKRGITADTALRLAKYFGTSAEFWINLQSHYELDRAEDQAGEQIASIVPLQVA, from the coding sequence TTGACTACAACTGACAGGATCGAGCCGATCCACCCTGGGGAGGTTCTCATGGAGGACTTTATCGAGGGCTTCGGGATCACGCAGAACAAGCTCGCGGTCTCGATCGGTGTGCCGCCTCGACGGATCAACGAGATCGTGCACGGCAAGCGCGGGATCACGGCGGACACCGCGCTGCGGCTGGCGAAGTACTTCGGCACGTCGGCGGAGTTCTGGATCAACCTGCAGAGTCATTACGAGCTCGACCGCGCCGAGGACCAGGCAGGTGAGCAGATCGCTTCGATCGTTCCGCTGCAGGTGGCGTGA
- a CDS encoding phosphotransferase: protein MNGEHSDQVGRVPEEPLSGGNAAALVVRVGGTVRKPWFDGASGVLNFMRVLRQRGVDVPLPMGRDSQGRLVAEFVDGVLAMDAPPMTHAQLERVGGMVRDIHDASAGLDADGLGLAPALIPVPAPDWVCHGDLTPWNLLLGERWVFIDWDGAAASTQLWDLAYSAQAFTLNDTSVDPNVAGQSLRAFVDGYRAEAELRSVIPDVLVQRTWAMYEMLRDAHRDGVEPWGTMFLNGHGDHWRAVAHSRLFL, encoded by the coding sequence GTGAACGGCGAGCACTCCGATCAGGTGGGCAGGGTGCCGGAAGAACCACTGTCGGGTGGTAACGCGGCGGCTCTCGTCGTCCGGGTCGGTGGGACAGTGCGCAAACCGTGGTTTGACGGCGCGTCTGGCGTTCTCAATTTCATGCGAGTTCTACGTCAGCGTGGTGTGGATGTGCCGTTACCGATGGGGCGGGACTCCCAGGGGCGGCTGGTCGCGGAGTTCGTCGACGGCGTTCTTGCGATGGATGCGCCGCCCATGACTCATGCGCAACTCGAGCGAGTCGGAGGGATGGTCAGGGACATCCACGATGCGAGCGCTGGGCTCGACGCTGATGGTCTTGGACTGGCTCCTGCACTGATACCGGTGCCAGCGCCCGACTGGGTGTGTCACGGAGATCTCACGCCCTGGAACCTTCTGCTGGGTGAGCGCTGGGTATTTATCGACTGGGATGGTGCGGCTGCGAGTACCCAGTTGTGGGACCTGGCGTACTCCGCGCAGGCCTTCACGCTCAACGACACGTCGGTTGATCCCAACGTGGCAGGGCAGTCACTCCGCGCCTTTGTTGACGGGTACCGCGCCGAGGCGGAGCTGCGCAGCGTTATTCCTGACGTGCTGGTGCAGCGAACCTGGGCGATGTATGAGATGCTTCGAGATGCTCATCGCGACGGAGTGGAACCCTGGGGGACCATGTTTCTGAACGGCCACGGCGATCACTGGCGAGCGGTGGCACACTCTCGACTCTTCCTATAA
- a CDS encoding helix-turn-helix domain-containing protein yields MKNMAPQLTPFVRSDAVGAILAETLGHPDREFTLAELGRRTGTSGPVVHREVGRLVESAVLRDRYEGRNRLVSANADRPLFALMRDLIAATYGPVPVLRELFAGIDGVEELLIYGSWAARRSGESGEFPNDLDVLVVGEAPRRTLSGIAAEAGDKLDLPVNVTRIAPVDWNSEDPSPFVSTIRSRPLVDVRSGEILA; encoded by the coding sequence ATGAAGAATATGGCACCGCAGCTGACGCCTTTCGTGCGCTCGGATGCCGTTGGGGCGATTCTTGCCGAGACTCTCGGGCACCCTGATCGGGAGTTTACGCTGGCAGAGCTTGGGCGGCGGACCGGCACGAGTGGCCCGGTCGTGCACCGCGAAGTGGGGCGACTGGTCGAATCCGCCGTGCTTCGTGACCGGTACGAGGGGCGAAACCGTCTCGTGAGCGCTAATGCCGACCGCCCATTGTTCGCTCTGATGCGAGATCTGATCGCGGCGACCTACGGGCCGGTGCCGGTGTTGCGTGAGCTCTTCGCCGGGATCGACGGGGTGGAGGAGCTGCTTATCTACGGATCTTGGGCCGCACGCCGGTCCGGGGAAAGCGGTGAGTTTCCCAACGACTTAGACGTCCTCGTCGTGGGGGAGGCGCCGCGGAGGACGCTGTCGGGGATTGCGGCCGAAGCAGGCGACAAGCTCGACTTGCCCGTGAACGTCACGCGTATCGCACCGGTTGACTGGAACTCTGAGGACCCGTCGCCGTTCGTCTCGACGATTCGGTCACGACCCTTAGTCGATGTGAGATCCGGTGAGATCCTTGCCTGA
- a CDS encoding methionine synthase, with product MTQPLLPTSIVGSLPKPSWLAQPETLWSPWNLQGDALVEGRHDALRISTHEQTTRGIDIVSDGEQTRQHFVTTFIEHLSGVDFEKRKTVRIRDRYDASVPTVVSAVSREKPVFVDDAKFLRQQTDQPIKWALPGPMTMIDTLYDDHYKSREKLAWEFATVLNQEAKELEAAGVDIIQFDEPAFNVFFEEMKDWGVAALERAAEGLRAETAVHICYGYGIKANNDWKTTLGSEWRQYEESFPLLQRSSLDIVSLECHNSHVPMDLIELIRGKKVMLGAIDVANKTIETPEEVAATLRKALKFADADKLIPSTNCGMAPFARDVALAKMSALSAGTAIVREELVASRV from the coding sequence ATGACGCAGCCGCTGTTGCCCACCTCAATCGTCGGCAGCCTGCCGAAGCCGTCCTGGCTCGCGCAGCCCGAAACCCTCTGGTCCCCCTGGAACCTCCAGGGCGATGCCTTGGTCGAGGGCAGGCACGATGCCCTGCGCATCTCGACTCATGAGCAGACCACCCGCGGCATCGACATCGTCAGCGACGGAGAGCAGACCCGCCAACATTTCGTGACGACGTTCATCGAGCATCTCAGCGGAGTCGATTTCGAGAAGCGCAAGACGGTTCGGATCCGCGATCGCTACGACGCAAGCGTACCCACAGTCGTCAGCGCCGTAAGCCGCGAGAAACCGGTCTTCGTCGACGATGCGAAGTTCCTCCGCCAGCAGACCGATCAGCCGATCAAGTGGGCGCTGCCGGGACCGATGACGATGATCGACACACTCTATGACGACCACTACAAGAGCCGCGAGAAGCTGGCCTGGGAATTCGCCACGGTCCTCAATCAGGAGGCAAAGGAGCTGGAGGCGGCGGGGGTGGACATCATCCAGTTCGACGAGCCCGCTTTCAATGTCTTCTTCGAGGAGATGAAGGACTGGGGAGTCGCCGCGCTCGAACGGGCAGCGGAAGGTCTGCGGGCCGAGACCGCAGTACATATCTGCTATGGCTATGGGATCAAGGCGAACAACGACTGGAAAACGACTCTCGGGTCCGAGTGGCGCCAATACGAGGAATCGTTCCCCCTCCTGCAGCGCTCGAGCCTCGACATCGTCTCGCTCGAATGCCACAATTCCCATGTCCCGATGGACCTCATCGAACTGATCCGCGGCAAGAAGGTCATGCTCGGCGCCATCGACGTCGCAAACAAGACCATCGAGACGCCGGAGGAGGTCGCCGCTACTTTGCGCAAGGCACTGAAGTTCGCCGACGCGGACAAGCTCATTCCGAGCACGAACTGCGGCATGGCCCCCTTCGCGCGCGACGTCGCCCTCGCGAAGATGAGCGCCTTGAGTGCGGGAACAGCGATCGTCCGCGAGGAGCTGGTCGCGTCAAGGGTCTGA